The segment GCAGTAGCTTTGGCACTCAATACTTGGAATTTCTTAAACATGTTCTTTTGATCAGCAGCGGTCATCCCAGGGCCTTCATCTTTGATTTTGACGAGAGCCAGATGGTTTTGAGCCGTGAGGTCGATAAAAACCTTCTTTTCATGTGGAGAGAACTTGATTCCGTTGGATACTAGATTTTCTATCACATGGAATAGGTACTGCTCATCTCCCAGTACCTCCACATCGGGTAGTAGGTTGGTGATGATTTCAATTTTTTTAGCACTGGCATGCGTAATATTTGTTTCTACGACATGTTGTACGACTTTTGTCAAGTTAATTCTTACGAATTGCTCAGAGGTTTTGGATTCGATCTTTTCAATGTCCAGGATCTTGGTTACCATCTTATTGAGCCTCATGGACTCGTTGGCTATATGGTTGATCATTCTACTTTGCTCTTCGTTGAGATCCTCTGGATTCATATTCAATATGTTGGCCAAAGCAGTGATGTTGTTGATCGGAGCTCTTAGGTCATGGGAGAGGATGTGGATGAAGTTATTCTTTTCTTCGTCTCTACTGACCAAGTCTTCGTTTCTTCTAGATAGCAGTGCATTTTGCTGCTCTATCATCTGCCTGTGTTTGGTTAGGATTTCGTTTGCCTTGGACTTGACTCTGTTGCTATTGAAGAGAAAATAGGTGATGGTCAATGCCAAGATGATCGATATCAGCAAGATGTTTTGGATATAGCTTTGTTCTTGCGCTTGTTTTTCCTTGGAATGAAGCTCTTCGTTCATGTAGCTCTTTTCCCTTTGGAGCAAAACTATTTCTTCATTTTCGCCTTCAGCGATGTGTGATATCAGTTGATTGACATCATATCCGAGATACTTTTGAACGGATTTGGTTCTCAATAGCTCAAATTCCTTGCTTGCGAGGAATTCGTTGAGGGGAATATTCCAATCACTATCCAAACTGAAAATCATGCAGTAGCCAAAGCCTTTTTTGGAGAGCAGGTTCTGTCTTTTGATCTTCTTGTTTTTGTTGAGTGCCAAGATGTAGTTGGGCAAGTCCACATAACCAAACGTCATTTCGTTGGATTCTATGTATCTAATGATGTCATTGCTAGAGCGGATGTGCTGTAGCTCAAACTCCATTTGTTGACTTTTCATTAGTTCTCGGAGGTAGATGTCATAGGTAGTACCCTCGACAGATACCGCAGTATAGTCCTCAAACATCTCTGCAAAATCCTTGATGGACTCTATGGTTGGTGCACTTCTGTTGGTGATGAGTACCTGAATGTCTGGGAAATAGGGGGCTGAAAATTTGACTTCTTTTTCTCTCTCTGGTACTTTGGATATGATATCAAGTCCTATATCACCTACTTTAGAGTGGTCTTTGATTTGAGAGTAGATGTCTCCAAAACTTCTTTTCAATTCCCAAGTCAGGGTCAGATCATATCCATATTGATTGAGGAGATAATATTTGAAACCCATGAGCATTTCGTACTCGAGACCTTCGAGGGTACCCTGCTCGGTGATGATTAAAAAAGGGTCAGAATGACGGTAGTAGATTGTGATTTCTCCACGTTTATTCTTTTGCAATTGTGCCCAAGACAAGTCAGTCGCTACTGATGAAAAAGAACACAATATCAGTACAATACAACCCCAAACTATAATAGTACTTTTTATCACG is part of the Reichenbachiella agarivorans genome and harbors:
- a CDS encoding ATP-binding protein — its product is MQKNKRGEITIYYRHSDPFLIITEQGTLEGLEYEMLMGFKYYLLNQYGYDLTLTWELKRSFGDIYSQIKDHSKVGDIGLDIISKVPEREKEVKFSAPYFPDIQVLITNRSAPTIESIKDFAEMFEDYTAVSVEGTTYDIYLRELMKSQQMEFELQHIRSSNDIIRYIESNEMTFGYVDLPNYILALNKNKKIKRQNLLSKKGFGYCMIFSLDSDWNIPLNEFLASKEFELLRTKSVQKYLGYDVNQLISHIAEGENEEIVLLQREKSYMNEELHSKEKQAQEQSYIQNILLISIILALTITYFLFNSNRVKSKANEILTKHRQMIEQQNALLSRRNEDLVSRDEEKNNFIHILSHDLRAPINNITALANILNMNPEDLNEEQSRMINHIANESMRLNKMVTKILDIEKIESKTSEQFVRINLTKVVQHVVETNITHASAKKIEIITNLLPDVEVLGDEQYLFHVIENLVSNGIKFSPHEKKVFIDLTAQNHLALVKIKDEGPGMTAADQKNMFKKFQVLSAKATAGERSTGLGLSIVNKYIGLLGGELECDSEPGVGTTFTVKLSLA